A stretch of DNA from Gymnodinialimonas sp. 57CJ19:
GCCTCTGTCAGTTGGTTAAGGCGCTGCGCCAAGTCTTCATGGGCGGCCTTGGCAGCATCCGCTTTGCCCCGTGCGCGGAGCCGTTCTTCCTCCAGTTCCGACAGGCGGTTTGCCTGCTCCAACCGCCGCGCGGCGGTGGACACGGCATCGGCGGCGGCGACGGCAAAACCGTCCCAACGCCAAAGATCGCCCTCGCGGCTGACAAGACGTTGACCGGGCTGCAATTCGGGCTGCAAGCGGGGACCGTCGGCGGCGTCGATGATGCCGACTTGCGACAGGCGGCGGCCCAGAACGGCGGGGGCTTGCGCGACCTCGGCGGCGGGCTGCGCACCCTTCGGCAAAGCGGCTGAGGCGTCGTATCCGGGCAGGTCTGTCCAGCCTGTTGCGCCCGCCGATGTCGCACGGGCGGCCTTTAGATCATCGGAAAGGGCGGCTCCGATCGCGGCCTCAAAACCGGGGGAAACTTTAATTTCGTCAAGGACTTGGTCACCGTCACCCCGGTCGCGTTCCAGCACGCGTGCCAGCGCCGTGACCTCCGCATCCAGTGTCCCCGCGCGGCCCTCGGCCTCGGACCGGGCAGAGCGGGCCTCGGTCTCGTGGGTTTGGGCGTCTGCGCGGGCAGATTCCGTTTCCAGCAGGGTTTCCTCGGCGCGGGCCGCAAGATCTGTGGCGCGGGTGAGGGCGTCTGTGGCCTCTTCCGCTTCGCGCTTGAGGGTCTGCAACCGATCCGCTGCATCGTTGGCGGCTTTCTCGGCGGCCTGGGCATCTGCGATGTTGCGGGTGACGGCTTTTTCCGCCTCTCCCATCCGCCGCTCAATGGCTTGGTAGCGCGCAGCCAAAGCGGCAGATTGCTCTGTAAGATCAGAGAGTTCCGCTTCTTGTCCGGCCAAAACACTGCGGGCGTCGGTGACCGCGTCGCGGGCGTCGCCAAGGCGATCATCCTGGCCCTTTTGCGCCCGCTGCAAATCGGCCCGTTCATCCTGCAACCGAGAGACAGTTTCGCCGGCGTCGGCGTTCAATGCCTCCTCCCGCTCGCGGTCCTTGTCGATCTGGGTGATCCGGTTGGTCAGGGTTTCCACGGCGGCGGCGGCGCGGTCTGCTTCGGCCTGCAAACTGTCGCGTTCTACCAGTAAACGTTGAAGAATCGCGGCGGCGACCGTGTCTTCTTCGCGCAGGGGGGGCAGGGCTTCTTCGGCCGCTTCGCGGGCCTTCACGGCCTCTTGCGCGGCTGATTCTGCCTGCGCGGCAGTGGCGAGGCCCGCCCGCAAAGCCTCTTCAGCGCGGAGACGAGCGGCGTCCGCGTCGCGCCAGCGCACAAACAGCAACAGGCCTTCCGTCAGGCGTAGTTCCGTCCCGATCTCGCGGTAGCGGGAGGCTTGTTTTGCCTGTCTTGCCAAGGTGTTAAGCTGCCCGCTGAGTTGGTCGAGAACGTCATCGGTGCGTGACAGGTTTGCTTCGGCCCCTTTCAATTTCAACTCCGCCTCATGGCGGCGTTGATAGAGGCCCGAGATGCCCGCGGCCTCTTCCAGGATGCGGCGGCGGGCTTTGGGGCGGGCGTTAATCAGCTCGGAAATCTGGCCTTGGCGGACCAAAGCGGGGCTGTGTGCGCCGGTAGAAGCGTCAGCAAACAGCATCGAGACATCGCGGGCGCGAACGTCTTTTCCGTTTAGTTTATAAGCACTTCCGGCGTCGCGCGTGATGCGGCGGATTATGTCGATCTGGTCTTCATCGTTGAAACCAGCAGGCGCGAGGCGGTCGGTGTTGTCGATCTGAAGCGAGACTTCCGCGAAGTTGCGGGCGTTGCGGGTGGCGGCACCGCCAAAGATGACGTCTTCCATGCCAGCGCCACGCATCGCGGTGGGGCGGTTTTCGCCCATCACCCAACGCAACGCTTCGAGAAGATTGGATTTTCCGCAGCCATTGGGCCCGACAACACCGGTCAAACCATCGGCAATCACGAGGTCTGTCGGATCGACGAAGGACTTGAAGCCGTTCAATCTGAGCTTTGTGAAACGCACCTGTGCTGCCTCTTTTCGATGGCGATTCTGCTAAGGGGCAGTCTACGCGAAGGGCAGCGGGCCGAGTCAACGGACGTGGGGCGTATATCGTGTGTTTCGGCGGGTTATCCCCAAGATATGCGCGTTAGGGCGAAATCTATGTTTGGGGAGGCGGGCCAGCACAAGTATCTCAATGGTATATCAATTGGCTTTTCCCCTGCGGACGGGCAGAGGGCCCAGGCTCGCCCTACAGACCGCCTCAGGGACAAATCAAATTCGCCCGCATCACGTTCTGATCGCCGCGCAGGCTGTCGGTGTCAACGGCGCAACCGGTGGCTTGCTCCATCGCTTGGCCCGCGCGATGCACAATTGCCCCGATGGACGGGAAGGGCATGGGGTTGGTGCGGATCGCCTCGGCCCGGTGGCCGTTGCGGCGGACAGAGAACTCGGCCCCATCCACGGCGACGTAAGTGGGCGGAATGCCCATCATCGCGGGGGAGGGGCTATCGCAGGCGGCAAGCGAGAGGATCAGGGCGGGGACGGCGGGGAGGGGGAGTAAGAAACGCATGGTTCAGCATTTCCGTGACATGGTTAACAAATCGTTACTGCAACAGGGCAAAGAACCATGCGTAAGGCGTGGTTGAGAACACGGGCGCGGAGTGTTATTATCCCTTATGCCCGGCGCCGGGGTTCAACAGGTGCATTGTAATGGAGGATAGAGTCCTGACCGGACTTAACCAGGCGGAGGCCAAGACCTCTGCATCCGCAGCGCCCACAACTTCTAAACGGGCCCGGACTCAAACCGCTTATACCAGCGAAGAGCTGCTAGAGCGCATTCTGACATCCCTTGATGACGACAAAGCCGAAGATGTCGTGCAGATTGATCTGCGCGGAAAATCTTCGATTGGCGATTATATGGTCGTGGCTTCTGGTCGCTCTACCCGTCAGGTTTCGGCCATCGCCGAGAAGCTGGTGGACAGGCTGAAGCAGGAATACGGCCTGTATTCCAAGATCGAAGGCAAGGATACGGGCGACTGGGTATTGATTGATACCGCCGATGTCGTTGTCCACATATTCCGCCCTGAAGTACGAGAGTTCTATCAGCTAGAGAAAATGTGGCAGCCCGAAGCGCCAGAATCGGCCCCTGCGCCGGGTTCAGACGGCTGAAGGTTCATCTGTGCGTCGTGGGCCGCCTGAAAGGCGGGCCCGAGAAGGCGTTGATCGACGATTATCTGAGACGCTTCGACAAGACGGGCCGGGGCCTTGGGCTGTCGCTTGGACAGTTGATCGAGGTCGAGGATCGCAAGGGCGGCGGCATGGCGGCGGAGGCGGAATTGATTCGCGCCCGCCTGCCCGGTGCCGCGTTTTGGGTCATGGACGAACGGGGGGAGGTTATGACTTCTCCTACCTTTGCGGACCGTTTGGGGGCGCAAAGGGACAAAGGCGTGGGCGATTTGGCGCTGGTGATCGGTGGCGCGGATGGGATTGATCCGACGCTGCGGGCTGAAGCCGGGATGGCGATTTCCTTCGGCAAGATGGTGTGGCCCCACATGCTGGCGCGGGTGATGCTGACCGAGCAGTTGTACCGCGCGGCGTCCATTCTGGCGGGAAGCCCCTACCACCGGGTGTGACCGGCGCCCTACCGCATCAATATCCGCTGACTGTTGCGCCGCAAGATCAGCAAGCCAAGGGCCAGCGGCCCCAACCCCCAGATCAGCACCAGCGGGACCGAGATGAAATCGGGTCCATAGGTGGGATAGACCCCTTGTCGAAACAGTGCGGTGAAGTGAATCCACGGGGTCCAATCAAGGATGGATTGGATGGTGGGGGGCAAATCCTCATACAAGAAGAAGACGCCCGAGCCGATCAACAGGGGCCGCGAGGCGATCGTCCAGATTTGAGCATATACCGGGAAAAGCCCGGAAATGGCGCAGTTCAAGGTGCCGTGGCCAAGCCCCAGCAGCGCCGCCAGCGCCATGGCCGAGATCATGTAGCGAATTTCCAGCACGGCGGTTGTGTCGGTGAACTCCAGAATACCGAACAGCACAAGGCTGGCGATGGCGACACTTGTCAGCGTGTTGAGGATGAACCGCGCCAGAACCGCGTCGATCCAGCTGACGGCGGGATACATCAGCAACGGCCGAGAGAACGTCAGCGCGTTCATCACCGTGGACAGGGTGAGGCTATAGAGGAGGAACGGCAGGTATCCGGTGGTGTAAAACAGCAGGAACGAGCTGCCCAAGCTGGGGCTGCGGATCAGCATGGAAAAGACGAACGACATCACGATCAGCGCGCCAACCGGTTCCACCACGGCCCAGATATAGCCCCCCGGAGACCGGCCATAGCGCGTGGACATTTCGCGCAGCATCAGCGCGATGATCGCGCGGGCCGAGGCAAAGCTTGTGGTACGGGCTTTGGCGCGACCAAGGGGGGCGTGGATGGTTGTGAGGCTGGTCAAAATGCCGGGTCCATCATGTTTTATTAAACCTCTTTGCGTAGGGATGATTCCAGAAGGGAAACGACAGGTGATCCGGTAGCGGGTTGCGCGGTGTCCCTGAGATTAACCACGCAAGGATTGCCAAACCGTTGACTGAAGCCACCATAATTCAAAAACCCCCTGCCTCGGTGCAGCGGCGCATTCGGATTAATACGGTGCCCGCGCAACGGGCGCGGATGCGGTGGCGGCACTGGGGCATCGTGATCTCGTTCATCGTGTTGGTGCTGGCCCCTTTGGGGGCGGCGGCGTTCTACCTGTACCGGGTGGCGGTGGATCAATACGCCTCGACCACCGGGTTTACGGTCCGGCAGAATGAAACCGGCGCTGCGACTGATGTTTTGGGCGGGTTGGCGGCCTTTGCGGGCGGCGGGGGCAGCGGGCAGGCCGATGCCGATATTCTGTTTGAATACATTGTCAGCCAGGAACTGGTGCAGCGTTTGGATGAACGGCTGGACCTAGTGGGCCATTACGCGGCCCCTTACGATGTGGACCCGGTTTTTGCCCTGCCGCCTGACACGACGATCGAAGGGTTGGTGGACCATTGGCAACGCATAGTGCGGATCAGTTACAGCCAGTCCTCGGGGCTTATCGAACTGCGCGTTCTGGCGTTTGAACCAGAGATGGCCCGTACCATCGCCCGCGCGATTATCGAGGAAAGCCAAGAGCTTGTGAATGCGCTCAACAGCACCGCCCGCAATGATGCGATGCAGTTTGCCGAGCAGGATCTGGAGGCGGCCTTGCGGCGCCTTCGGGGCGCGCGCGAAGCCCTGACAGCGTTTCGCACCCGCACGCAGATCGTGGACCCGGAAAGCGATTTGCAGGGGCGGATGGGGGTGCTGAACAATCTGCAACAGCAGTTGGCCGAGGCGTTGATTGAGAATGATCTGTTGAGTGAGAACACGGGCAATCCCAACGACCCCCGCCTGCGCCAATCAGCACAGCGCATCGGGGTGATCCGCGAACGTATCGCGCTGGAACGGCAAAACTTCACCGAGGCCGACGCTCAGGTCGGGGGGGAAGATTACCCGACCCTGATCGCCGAATATGAAGGGCTGGTGGTGGACCGGGAATTCGCGGAAGGAAGCTATCGCGCAGCCTTGACGGCCTTGGACCTTGCCCGAACAAACACGACCCGCCAAAGCCGCTATCTGGCGGTCTTCATCCAGCCGACGTTCCCCGAACTGGCCCAATTCCCGCGCCGAGAGGTCGTGCTGGGCCTTTGCTCGCTATTCCTGCTGCTGGGCTGGGCGATCTTGGCGCTGGTCTATTACTCGATCCGCGACAGACAGTAGCGCTCGCGATGATCCGGTTTGAGAACCTCACCAAAAGTTTTCGGGTCGCGGGGCAGCGGCGGGTTGTGATTGACGACCTTAATCTGACCCTGCCCACGGGCAGATCGCTGGCGCTGTTGGGGCGCAACGGGGCGGGGAAATCCACGCTGATGCAGATCATCGCGGGCAATATGAACGCCGATCGCGGGCGGGTGGTGACCGATGGCACGATCTCATGGCCGGTGGGGTTTGCGGGCTCTTTCCATCCAGAGCTGACGGGGGCGCAGAACACCCGCTTCATCGCGCGGGTTTACGGTGTCGATACCCGAGAGTTGGCCGATTTCGTACGCAGCTTTGCGGAGCTGGGCGCGCATTTCAACATGCCGGTACGGACCTATTCATCGGGGATGCGGTCGCGGCTGACGTTCGGCCTGTCGATGGGAATCGAGTTCGATACCTACCTTGTGGATGAGGTTACGGCAGCGGGCGACGCTGCGTTTAGAAGCAAGTCCAAGGCGCTCTTCGCCGCCAGAATGGAGCGGTCTGGCGCCATCATGGTAAACCACAACCTGGCCGAACTGCGCGAGTATTGCGACGCGGCGCTGGTGCTGGAAAAGGGCCGCTTGCGTTACTTTAATGATCTGGATGAGGCGATTGCCCACCATAAGGAAAACATGGGCGCCTAGGCCCGCGCCCGAACGCCAGGGTTAAGCCAAGCCCCGACATTTCGTTCTATTCGTCACGACGCCGCCACAAACCGGCATAATCTTCGTCCCCCTTTCCAAGGCATATCTCCGAGGAGTGCAAAGGAAAGTGGGTGCGTCATGGCGCAGATGGTCATTCAGGGGCAGTTTCAAATCGGGATGGCGGCGTTGGACGTTGGCATCACCGATCTGATGGTGACCGAGCACAACGGCAAATCCATTCTCTACGCCACCTCGGGCCAGACCGGCGGTCTTTCCTCTTATGAATTGCACGCGAACGGGACGGTCAGCGTTCTGGATTCGGCTCTGTACAACGCCGCGTGGGCCGGGGCAGCGTTGCAGGAAATGTCGTTGATGGAGGTTAACGGCGCGATGTGCATCGCGGTTGCGGGCTCAGGCTCGGAGCAGTTGCACCTGTACGATGTGAACGCCAACGGCACCCTGGGCGCGGCGCAGCAGATGTCTGGCATCAGCTCCAACATGGCGCAGCTTCTGGAGGTCAGCCAGGCGGACCCGCAGACCGTCTTCATGGCCGACACCGGCAGCGGTCTGATCCGCGCCTACGAGATCGGCAGCAACGGCGCCCTTTCCCAAGCGATGCAGGTGTCGGACACCGGCACGACCTATGCTTCGGAAGTGATGTCCATCGGTGCGGCCTCGGTGATGAGCAACGAATATGTCATCAGCGCCAGCCAGACTGAAAAGGGCGTGTCCGCCTATCGCCTGGACGGCAACACGCTGGTGAACACGGGCAACGCCGGGGTGAATGAGGGGCTTGGCATCATGACCCCCACCGACATGAAAGTGGTCGAGATTGGCGGGCGGAACTTCATCATCCTCGCCTCGGCCCCCGGCGACGGGCAGGGGCAGTCGGGCGCAATCACCGTGATGGAACTGGCGCAAGATGGCAGCCTGGTGGACACCGACCACATCATCGACACGGCGGATACGCACTTTGGCAACGTCCAGACCCTGGAAGTCGTGGAGGCCGACGGGCGCACCTATGTGATGGCGGGGGGCGGCGATGATGGCGTGACCTTGTTTGTGATGATGCCTAACGGGCGGTTGCAGCTTTTGGGCACGGTCAGCGGCGACGCCGGGTTGCAAAACATAGCCTCGATGGCGGCGTCCTTTGACGGGGGCAGCCTGCACCTTTTTGTCGCCTCCGAGATGGAGGGGGGCGTGACGGAAATAACCGTCGATGTGTCTGCGCAGGGCGATATCATCGAGGGCGATCACGGCGGCGGGACAATTGCCGGCGGCGCGGGAGATGACATCCTGATCGGCGGCGCGGGCAGCGATAGCCTTGTGGGCGGCGCGGGCGATGATCTGCTGGAAGACGGATTGGGCGTCGATACGCTGCACGGGGGCGACGGCGCGGATTTGTTCGTTCTGCGGTCCGACTTCACCCATGACGAGATTCACGATTTCCAAGTCGGCGTGGACCGGATCGACCTGTCGGCGTGGCCGATGCTCTATGATGTGACGCAGATCGGCTACACGGCCACGACCCAAGGGGCGCTGCTGGATTGGCGGGGCGAAACGCTGGAGGTGTTCTCGCGCAATGGGCAGACGTTAAGCTTCACCCAAGTCCACGCGGCGATCCTGAAGACGGCGCACCGGGTGCCCGATTTCTCGCTATATGGGGGAAATGACGGGGATGACGCGATTGACGGCACCGCGATCAATGATGCGGTGGATACGGGCAACGGTGCGGACACGGTCACTGGCTATGCGGGCGACGATTACGTGAACGCGGGCCACGGCAACGATGTGATCTACGGCGATCTGGGGAAAGACACGATCATGCTGGGGGATGGCAATGATTACGCCGAGGGTGGAGGTCAGGAAGACCTGATTTACGGCGGCAGTGGCCGGGATGAGATCTGGGCCGGAAGCCAGAACGACACGGTTTACGGCGGCGCGGGCAATGACTCGATCCGGGGTCAGCAGGGCAAGGACCTGATCCAAGGCGGCGACGGGCGCGACACGATCCTGGGCGATAACAGTGACGATACGATCTACGGCGAGGAAGGAAACGACGTGCTGCGCGGCGGCAACGGGGCGGATCTTGTGGTCGGTGGAGAGGGCAATGACCGCCTGTTCGGGGCCGAGCACCAAGATACGATTCTAGGCGGCAACGGCAACGATCTGATCCGCGCGGGGTATCAGTCGGACTATGCCGACGGCGGCGCGGGCGACGATTATATTGTCGGTGGAGGCGGTTACGATACGCTGATCGGTGGCGCTGGAAACGACACGATGGAAGGCAACGTGAACGCCGACCTGTTCGTATTTGAGGATGGCCACGGGGCCGATGTGATCCTGGACTTCAACGCCACCAACAACGGCGAAAAGCTGGTGTTTACCGAGCTTTCGACCATGAACACCTATGCCGATGTGATGACGGCTGCGGTGCAGCAGGGAGCGGATGTGTTCATTGATACGGGCAGCGGCAATTCGATCCTGCTGGAGGACGTCTTGCTGGCTGATTTGCACGCCGCGGATTTCACCTTTTAGCGGCATGGCCTGACAAAATATCCTGATACAGCGCCACCAGTTCATCCCCCTGTTGCGCGGCCGTGCGTTGGGGCTGGCTGCTTTCCGGCGGGCTTGTGTAGCGGGCGGGATCGGCGTCAATGCGGGCCAAGACGGCAGCCAAGGCACGGTGATCCTCGACCGGGACCACGTGGCCATTCACCCCTTCGATGATGTCCGCCCCGATCGCCCCCCGGTCCGAGGTGACAACCCATAGCCCCAGTGCCAAAGCCTCTCGGGTGACGAGGCCAAAACTCTCGGGCCAGATCGAGGGGGCCAGCAGCACATCAAAGCGTCCATAAAGGTGCCCCACTTGGGTTTGCGGATGGCGCGGGACGCGCAGGACGGGGGTATTGTTCCACGTCTCGTGCACCTCGGCCCCCGGCGCAAGCGCGTGATCTGAGACGATAAGATCAAGCTTCTGGAAGGCCCGCGCCGTCAGGGCCGCGCGCAGGATGTCGTAGCCTTTGTGCCGAGACGCGCCGCCGATCAACCCAAGGCGCACGCGCCCGGGGGGCGCGGCGGTCGGCTCGCGCGACGGCAGGGCCGAGACCCCGTTAGGCAGAGCGCGAACGTTGGTCAAACCGGCGTCCCGATGCAGTTTTGCAAAGGGCTCCGACACCGCGAGGGCGGCGGCGGCGTCCTGGATGCAGCGCCGGGCGATTTGAACCGGGGCGGGGGCGTCAACCATCGTGAAATCGTGAAGAGAGGGGGCGCCGCCGGCGTCGATGATGAACTGATGCGGGGAGATCCACCACCCGTCATGGAGCGACAAAACATAGGGGATGCCCCGCTGACGGCAGGCATCAATGATCCCTACTCCAAGGCGCTGAACGCAGTGGATGTGGACGATATCGGGGGCGATGCGGTCCAGCAGGGCGTTGATCCGCGTGTCCATCACCGGATCGCGCAGGGCGCGTTCGGGCAGCTTCTTGTCGTTGCTGATTGACCAGATGCGCGCGCCGGAATGGCTGGTGGCACAGAACTGATGGGCGGTTTTTTCACCGTCGAGGGTGGTAAGGATATCAACCTCAAACCGGTCGCCGTGGTGGGCCAGAATATGGCTTACGTTATCGGCCACGACACGGGTCGCGCCGCCGATGGATTGCGGCGGGTAGAAAACGTTCACCACCAGTAATTTAGGCTTCGCCGCAGGCAGTGTGGCTTGCATCTGGCGCAGCAGATCGGCCCCCATGGCGGGCAGCGCATAGTCCCGCATTACCTGCGCCTTCGCGGCATGGCCGATGCTGATGCGCGCGGCGTCATCGTCGATCAGATGCAACAGGGCTTGAACGAATGCGTCTTCATCCGGGGCGATGAGTCCGGTCAGGCCGTTGTCGATGGCGGCATTCATCACCGGCGACGGGCTGACGACGGCGGGGATGGCGAAGACGGCGGGCTCCATCCACTTGATCTCGGACTTGGCATCTGTCGCGGGGGAGGGGGACAGGACGGAGAGGGCGACGTCGGCCTTGGCCAATTCCTCTGCGTAGCATTCAAAATCCCACGTGGGCGGGATGAGCGTCACATCGCTGGCAGAGAGGTGTCTGAGGGAAGGGAAATCTCCCATCAAGCGGACCTCGACCCGGTCGGGACGCGCGGCCAGAACGCGGGCAAGGGCGGGCTCCAGAAGGGTGCTGAACTCGGCCTTATGGGCCTTGGTGCCGGTGCCATAGAACAGAACCACCCGGTCCCCGGCGGCGGGCTTTGGCCGTTTCATTGCGGCGAGATGGGCAAGGCCAAGGGCGTTACGGTGGGTGAAAGCGGTACCCGACTGGGTGAGCGGCGCAAGGGCCGCCCGGATCGGCGCGGTCGAAGCGATGCCAACCCCGCAAAGCCGCGCGGCGGCGGCAAACAGCGGCACGCCACAGGCCATGGCGGCGTGAACTTCGGCGGTTATCTGGCCCGCGTAAGTGGCAAGGGGCGGAGGAAAAGTGCCTGCGTCGAAAATCAGGTCGTCGATGTCATAAAACGTTGCGATGCCTTGCTTGGCGGCATCCACCATCAGCGCCGCAATGGGCGGGAACGCGGGCGTTCGCTGGAAGATCACGGCATCGAATTGCGCCAATTGGCCGTGCAGTTGCGCCACGTCCTTGCTTTGCAGAAAGGTGGAGACCTGCACCCCCTGGGATCGCAGTTGATCGGCCTTCTGATCGGCCCGGTAGAGCTTGCATTGGTAAAGGTCGTCATTGGCAAGGATCGCAACACGCTTGATCGCCCCGGCCCGCGCCACCCTGTCGGGCGTCGGGGCATAAAGGGCGATGGCACGGGTCAGAAGATCTTGCAGGTCTGGGACGGAATAGCGGGCGAGGTGAGATTTGAGGTCGCGAAAAAGCGTCTCAAACACATCGCGGCCAAGGGTTTGGGCGCGGGCGCAGAGGCCCACATGGCCCCGGGCCGCTGGGGGCAGGGTGCTGGCATGGGTCAGGGCGGCGTCATGGTCGCCTTGGTCGAGGAACAGCCGGGCCAGCCGCATCCGGTTTTCGCCTTCATCAAAGTCGGGCGGGGCGGTTTGGCGCAGGGCGAT
This window harbors:
- a CDS encoding glycosyltransferase: MNGQEVSGNALDAATPVARPSGNLLTSQADRNNWRGWLAQARACPDPDGDRIGDILAHHPRASALGQGFTLPAYLAHNTDVANAISDPAEAVFHYLEFGIPEGRSATPTAWNADFVARTTGHRLSPDLSAEQAATALSDLGILPDALALREADLWLILGLHGPALAPIFHHETYLAALDAAGLDLLAPDRVSCIRHFAQVGLDAGVPAHPDHALDASYYAATLSERGISAPPSPRHWASVGLRANVHANAKAQALACYGLNLPSAISPPSDGHLTRFILHPMEGVTALDLTDTALRSFVIDLARHKRRRGDIGGAEALLSHVLHICPGDPRASVDLADLIHGTRQTPREIALRQTAPPDFDEGENRMRLARLFLDQGDHDAALTHASTLPPAARGHVGLCARAQTLGRDVFETLFRDLKSHLARYSVPDLQDLLTRAIALYAPTPDRVARAGAIKRVAILANDDLYQCKLYRADQKADQLRSQGVQVSTFLQSKDVAQLHGQLAQFDAVIFQRTPAFPPIAALMVDAAKQGIATFYDIDDLIFDAGTFPPPLATYAGQITAEVHAAMACGVPLFAAAARLCGVGIASTAPIRAALAPLTQSGTAFTHRNALGLAHLAAMKRPKPAAGDRVVLFYGTGTKAHKAEFSTLLEPALARVLAARPDRVEVRLMGDFPSLRHLSASDVTLIPPTWDFECYAEELAKADVALSVLSPSPATDAKSEIKWMEPAVFAIPAVVSPSPVMNAAIDNGLTGLIAPDEDAFVQALLHLIDDDAARISIGHAAKAQVMRDYALPAMGADLLRQMQATLPAAKPKLLVVNVFYPPQSIGGATRVVADNVSHILAHHGDRFEVDILTTLDGEKTAHQFCATSHSGARIWSISNDKKLPERALRDPVMDTRINALLDRIAPDIVHIHCVQRLGVGIIDACRQRGIPYVLSLHDGWWISPHQFIIDAGGAPSLHDFTMVDAPAPVQIARRCIQDAAAALAVSEPFAKLHRDAGLTNVRALPNGVSALPSREPTAAPPGRVRLGLIGGASRHKGYDILRAALTARAFQKLDLIVSDHALAPGAEVHETWNNTPVLRVPRHPQTQVGHLYGRFDVLLAPSIWPESFGLVTREALALGLWVVTSDRGAIGADIIEGVNGHVVPVEDHRALAAVLARIDADPARYTSPPESSQPQRTAAQQGDELVALYQDILSGHAAKR